In Astatotilapia calliptera chromosome 16, fAstCal1.2, whole genome shotgun sequence, one genomic interval encodes:
- the itm2bb gene encoding integral membrane protein 2Bb isoform X1: MVKVSFNTALAQKDVKKDAETLIPEEDKDAEAAVLVRHQSRAWCWCMCLGLALMLSGVVVGGAYLYRYYVMEVSSEPEDNLEGQVFFCGVKYREEDFMIQEEDEVEVELPNHMRQMSETIRVLETEQVELISVPVPEFEDGDPADIVHDFSRRLTAYLDLFLDKCYVIPLNTSIVMPPKDFLDLLINIKAGTYLPQSYLVREEMMVTERLEHVDQLGYFINNLCKGKDTYKLQRRDRILGMQKREALNCHKIRHFGSQFVVETLICEP; the protein is encoded by the exons ATGGTCAAGGTATCATTTAACACGGCTCTGGCACAGAAAGATGTGAAGAAGGACGCCGAAACTCTTATTCCCGAGGAGGACAAA GACGCTGAGGCTGCGGTGCTGGTGCGTCACCAGTCTCGTGCCTGGTGCTGGTGCATGTGCCTCGGTCTGGCCCTCATGCTGTCTGGAGTGGTGGTCGGAGGTGCCTACCTGTATCGCTACTATGTCATGGAGGTGAGTAGCGAGCCTGAGGACAATTTG gaGGGCCAAGTATTTTTTTGTGGCGTCAAATACCGCGAAGAAGACTTCATGAtccaggaggaggatgag GTGGAGGTGGAGCTGCCAAACCACATGCGTCAGATGTCAGAGACGATCCGGGTGTTGGAGACAGAGCAGGTGGAGCTAATCAGTGTGCCAGTGCCCGAGTTTGAAGATGGAGACCCAGCTGACATCGTCCACGACTTCAGCCGG AGGCTGACTGCTTACCTGGATCTGTTTCTGGACAAGTGCTATGTCATCCCACTCAACACCTCCATTGTCATGCCTCCCAAAGACTTTTTGGACCTTCTCATCAATATCAAG GCTGGCACCTACTTGCCTCAGTCTTACCTGGTCCGTGAGGAGATGATGGTGACCGAGCGCCTGGAGCACGTCGACCAGCTCGGCTATTTCATCAACAACCTCTGCAAAGGCAAAGACACCTACAAACTGCAGCGCAGAGACAGGATTCTGG GTATGCAGAAGCGCGAGGCTCTGAACTGCCACAAGATTCGTCACTTTGGGAGTCAGTTTGTGGTGGAAACCCTGATCTGTGAGCCTTAA
- the itm2bb gene encoding integral membrane protein 2Bb isoform X2: MVKVSFNTALAQKDVKKDAETLIPEEDKDAEAAVLVRHQSRAWCWCMCLGLALMLSGVVVGGAYLYRYYVMEEGQVFFCGVKYREEDFMIQEEDEVEVELPNHMRQMSETIRVLETEQVELISVPVPEFEDGDPADIVHDFSRRLTAYLDLFLDKCYVIPLNTSIVMPPKDFLDLLINIKAGTYLPQSYLVREEMMVTERLEHVDQLGYFINNLCKGKDTYKLQRRDRILGMQKREALNCHKIRHFGSQFVVETLICEP; the protein is encoded by the exons ATGGTCAAGGTATCATTTAACACGGCTCTGGCACAGAAAGATGTGAAGAAGGACGCCGAAACTCTTATTCCCGAGGAGGACAAA GACGCTGAGGCTGCGGTGCTGGTGCGTCACCAGTCTCGTGCCTGGTGCTGGTGCATGTGCCTCGGTCTGGCCCTCATGCTGTCTGGAGTGGTGGTCGGAGGTGCCTACCTGTATCGCTACTATGTCATGGAG gaGGGCCAAGTATTTTTTTGTGGCGTCAAATACCGCGAAGAAGACTTCATGAtccaggaggaggatgag GTGGAGGTGGAGCTGCCAAACCACATGCGTCAGATGTCAGAGACGATCCGGGTGTTGGAGACAGAGCAGGTGGAGCTAATCAGTGTGCCAGTGCCCGAGTTTGAAGATGGAGACCCAGCTGACATCGTCCACGACTTCAGCCGG AGGCTGACTGCTTACCTGGATCTGTTTCTGGACAAGTGCTATGTCATCCCACTCAACACCTCCATTGTCATGCCTCCCAAAGACTTTTTGGACCTTCTCATCAATATCAAG GCTGGCACCTACTTGCCTCAGTCTTACCTGGTCCGTGAGGAGATGATGGTGACCGAGCGCCTGGAGCACGTCGACCAGCTCGGCTATTTCATCAACAACCTCTGCAAAGGCAAAGACACCTACAAACTGCAGCGCAGAGACAGGATTCTGG GTATGCAGAAGCGCGAGGCTCTGAACTGCCACAAGATTCGTCACTTTGGGAGTCAGTTTGTGGTGGAAACCCTGATCTGTGAGCCTTAA